In Brachypodium distachyon strain Bd21 chromosome 2, Brachypodium_distachyon_v3.0, whole genome shotgun sequence, one genomic interval encodes:
- the LOC100832030 gene encoding U11/U12 small nuclear ribonucleoprotein 65 kDa protein: MESFPRPPLPTVPANPSPAPLPQQQAGSAPAPATLLVRHLPEAITQDMLSRLFSHYGATAVRPGGGGKLRNCAFVDFKDEMAANQAQSLLNRLRFLGKVLIVERANQPNAKNASEKHQEQLAHGMPQVPSMNAQNQKNSTSTAEPIASKLGVDYPFPPHLEYAYPPPDGNILTNIVNSLIAVPRFYTQVLHLMNKMNLPAPFRMALPTPPLPSQVPAPPPPPPPQPSTTEKHHLAVLSSDESEMESSDEDVDTRKVKRTKHEAIVGPAVDKSVSHEAVGVKPAALVSNEIQIIKKKNPVLQINILPKAAHKELADQSTIDKELSSKDEPEEKYFVTPQEIEKEKLPTEEILSLPMFKNYTPGNPASVLYIKNLAKDVVHDDFYYVFGSVFESMDAAKSGLSIKLMQEGRMRGQAFVTFPSVELAQRALNLTHGYVFKGKPMIIQFGRSPAASKAS, encoded by the exons ATGGAGTCATTCCCGCGGCCTCCGCTTCCTACAGTACCGGCGAATCCCTCACCTGCTCCACTgccacagcagcaggctgggtctgctccggcgccggcaacGCTCCTGGTGCGGCACCTCCCAGAGGCGATAACGCAGGACATGCTCTCCCGACTCTTCTCCCACTACGGCGCCACGGCCGTTcgccccggcggcggtggaaa GTTGAGGAACTGTGCATTTGTGGATTTTAAGGATGAGATGGCGGCCAATCAGGCACAGTCTCTGTTGAACAG GTTGAGGTTCCTTGGGAAAGTATTGATAGTTGAGAGAGCAAATCAGCCAAATGCTAAGAATGCGAGCGAGAAGCATCAGGAGCAGTTAGCTCATGGGATGCCTCAGGTGCCAAGTATGAATGCCCAGAATCAAAAGAATTCTACATCAACTGCTGAACCGATCGCTTCTAAGCTTGGTGTAGACTATCCATTTCCTCCTCATCTTGA GTATGCATATCCACCGCCAGATGGAAACATACTGACAAATATTGTCAATTCTCTCATTGCCGTTCCCCGATTTTACACTCAG gTGTTGCATTTGATGAACAAGATGAATCTTCCAGCTCCATTTCGGATGGCATTGCCTACTCCACCTCTACCATCACAAgtgcctgctcctcctccccctccaccaCCGCAGCCTTCTACGACGGAGAAACATCATTTGGCGGTTTTGTCCAGTGATGAGTCTGAGATGGAATCTTCTGAT GAAGATGTTGATACAAGGAAAGTCAAGCGCACAAAGCATGAAGCTATTGTTGGTCCTGCTGTTGATAAAAGTGTCTCTCATGAAGCAGTTGGGGTGAAACCAGCTGCGTTAGTTTCTAATGAGATTcaaataataaaaaagaaaaacccagTACTGCAG ATAAATATTCTCCCTAAGGCTGCTCATAAGGAACTTGCTGATCAAAGTACTATTGACAAGGAATTGTCCTCAAAAGATGAACctgaagaaaaatattttgtcACGCCTCAGGAAATAGAGAAAGAGAAATTACCGACCGAGGAGATTTTGTCCCTTCCCATGTTCAAG AATTACACTCCAGGGAATCCTGCCAGTGTATTATATATTAAGAACTTGGCGAAGGATGTTGTTCATGATGACTTCTACTATGTCTTTG GATCTGTGTTCGAAAGCATGGATGCTGCAAAATCTGGTTTAAGTATCAAGCTAATGCAG GAAGGACGGATGCGGGGCCAAGCTTTTGTGACATTTCCATCTGTTGAACTTGCTCAACGTGCACTG AACTTAACCCATGGTTATGTGTTCAAAGGAAAGCCGATGATCATTCAGTTTGGTAGAAGCCCTGCTGCTAGCAAAGCTTCCTAG
- the LOC100831725 gene encoding protein IQ-DOMAIN 1 — translation MGASGKWIKSLVGLKAPPSSAAAGTKGRKWSRLWRSPSSSRGGGNNAPSPWCETTSASSAAAAGALSSDVVAAVVRAPPRDFLVIRQEWAAVRVQTAFRAFLARRALKALRGIVRLQALVRGRLVRRQLAVTLNRMEALLRVQERAMERRARCCADGGDDPVREAEEQWCARQGSVDEVRSKMQMKHEGAVKRERAMAYSLSHQPRSVKHRGRPSSPASSLRNHESYIEGWMATKPWDSRRMDPNRSESHCLENSNELNLAGSKFSDSGTGRSVKVRRNNVATMVEAKSPSLLSASSASLDLAFDESSLSTSSVTPASAAMASEARSVDSGYRGGGPGYMSLTKSARARLDGCGGSRRGLSPQMQRQRSGGMPYRRRVALSSLDSQSNAGSDISAACRRLNSMSLKGPSMMTRSLDKENDY, via the exons ATGGGGGCCTCGGGGAAGTGGATCAAGTCGCTGGTGGGACTCaaggcgccgccgtcgtcggcggcggcggggacgaaGGGGCGGAAGTGGAGCCGGCTGTGGCGGAGCCCCTCCTCGTCCAGAGGCGGCGGCAACaacgcgccgtcgccgtggtGCGAGACGACGTCggcctcgtccgccgccgccgccggcgcgctcaGCTCGGACGTCGTCGCGGCCGTGGTGCGCGCGCCGCCCAGGGACTTCCTGGTGATCAGGCAGGAGTGGGCCGCCGTCCGCGTCCAGACCGCCTTCCGCGCCTTCCTG GCGAGGCGGGCGTTGAAGGCGCTGCGGGGCATCGTGCGGCTGCAGGCGCTGGTGCGGGGGCGGCTGGTGCGGAGGCAGCTGGCCGTGACGCTCAACCGCATGGAGGCGCTGCTAAGGGTGCAGGAGCGAGCCATGGAGCGGAGGGCGCGCTGCTGTGCGGACGGCGGGGATGACCCTGTCAGGGAAGCTGAG GAACAATGGTGTGCCAGGCAAGGTTCTGTCGACGAAGTAAGATCGAAAATGCAAATGAAGCACGAGGGTGCAGTGAAGAGAGAAAGGGCAATGGCTTATTCTCTTTCTCACCAG CCTCGGAGCGTAAAACACAGAGGGAGGCCAAGCTCCCCTGCTAGCTCTCTCAGGAACCATGAGTCTTATATCGAAGGATGGATGGCAACAAAACCTTGGGACAGCAGGCGTATGGATCCAAACCGCAGCGAATCACATTGCCTAGAGAACTCCAATGAGCTGAACTTAGCAGGCTCCAAATTTTCAGATTCTGGGACTGGGAGGTCTGTTAAGGTTAGAAGGAACAATGTGGCAACCATGGTGGAAGCAAAGTCTCCTTCATTGCTCTCagcttcttctgcttctttggACTTGGCGTTCGATGAGAGCTCTCTGTCGACATCTTCGGTAACTCCGGCATCTGCTGCCATGGCATCCGAAGCAAGATCTGTGGACAGTGGTTACAGAGGTGGAGGGCCGGGCTACATGAGCTTGACCAAGTCTGCCAGAGCAAGGCTGgacggctgcggcggcagccgtAGAGGGCTATCACCCCAGATGCAAAGGCAGAGATCCGGTGGCATGCCGTATCGCAGAAGGGTGGCACTCTCTTCACTAGACTCCCAGAGCAATGCTGGTTCGGATATCTCAGCCGCCTGTAGGAGGCTGAACAGCATGTCTTTGAAAGGTCCTAGCATGATGACAAGAAGCTTGGACAAGGAGAATGACTATTGA
- the LOC100825292 gene encoding probable homogentisate phytyltransferase 2, chloroplastic — translation MASLASPPLPTHAPTTAARFLPAPASRHGVRLPRLLSQSPPSVSPLFSSVSARFPASPRAARERRRDSVRACSQAGAAGPAPLSKTLSDLKDSCWRFLRPHTIRGTALGSTALVARALIENPQLIDWRLVFKAFYGLVALICGNGYIVGINQIYDIGIDKVNKPYLPIAAGDLSVQSAWLLVVSFAVVGFSIVVSNFGPFISSLYCLGLFLGTIYSVPPFRLKRYPVAAFLIIATVRGFLLNFGVYYATRAALGLTFQWSSPVAFITCFVTLFALVIAITKDLPDVEGDRKFKISTLATKLGVRNIAFLGSGLLLANYVAAIVVPFLIPQAFRSIVMVPFHAALAVALIFQTWVLEQAKYSKDAISQYYRFIWNLFYAEYIFFPLI, via the exons ATGGCTTCCCtcgcctcccctcctctccccacCCACGCGCCCACCACAGCCGCTCGCTTCCTCCCCGCCCCGGCTAGCCGCCACGGCGTGCGCCTTCCTCGCCTCCTCAGCCAGTCTCCGCCGTCCGTGTcgcctctcttctcctctgtTTCCGCCCGCTTCCCCGCTTCCCCACGCGCTGCCCGCGAGCGCCGGCGCGACTCCGTACGG GCATGCTCTCAAGCCGGTGCTGCTGGACCAGCTCCATTGTCAAAGACACTATCAGACCTCAAAGATTCCTGCTGGAGATTTTTGAGGCCACACACAATTCGAGGAACTGCTCTGGGATCCAC AGCTTTGGTTGCTAGAGCCTTGATAGAGAATCCCCAATTGATAGACTGGCGCTTGGTATTCAAAGCATTCTATGGGCTTGTGGCATTGATCTGCGGCAATGGTTACATTGTTGGGATTAATCAGATCTATGACATTGGAATCGACAA GGTAAACAAGCCATACTTACCTATTGCTGCCGGTGATCTCTCAGTTCAGTCAGCATGGTTATTGGTCGTATCATTTGCAGTGGTGGGCTTTTCAATTGTTGTTTCAAACTTTGGACCTTTCATTAGCTCTCTTTACTGCCTTGGTCTATTTCTTGGCACTATATATTCTGTTCCTCCATTCAGACTGAAGAGATATCCGGTTGCTGCTTTTCTTATCATTGCGACG GTTCGTGGTTTCCTTCTGAACTTTGGCGTGTACTATGCTACTAGAGCTGCATTAGGTCTTACTTTCCAATGGAG CTCGCCTGTTGCTTTTATTACATGCTTTGTGACTTTGTTTGCTTTGGTAATTGCTATAACCAAAGATCTTCCGGATGTTGAAGGAGATCGCAA GTTCAAAATATCAACTTTGGCGACAAAGCTTGGTGTTAGAAACATTGCCTTCCTTGGCTCTGGTTTATTGCTGGCAAACTATGTTGCTGCTATTGTTGTACCTTTTCTCATACCTCAG GCTTTCAGGAGCATTGTAATGGTACCTTTTCATGCTGCTCTTGCAGTTGCTTTAATTTTCCAG ACATGGGTTCTGGAGCAAGCAAAGTACAGTAAG GATGCTATTTCGCAGTACTACCGGTTCATCTGGAATCTTTTCTATGCTGAATATATATTCTTTCCCTTGATATAG